GCCAGGGATCGAGGGGCCAGCGTTTCCCCGGGTTTCGCGTTGATCGCGACCAAGAACTCATCAATGGCGGCGAGCGATGTAAAGAGCCGTCCGCCGATGAACTCGACGGCGAGCGTAAACCTCTTTCCGTCCCGCACTAGGCCCGCATCGGCCCAGCGCCGGATGGTGGCCGGGTGATTGTTTGTCGTCTTTTCATGTTTGCGAGAAGCCTTGGCGAGGGGGAGTAGCTTATTTCTGTCACTCATGGCGCGATCTCGTATATGTGCTATGCACCGTGAATATGTAGCGCGTTCGCCGCGGATCTTTATACAGATGCAGTCGGCGATTTGCGGGATCTACCCGGTTAATACTGGGTGGCAATACCAGTCGGCCGATATAATATTTTTTCTCTATTTCCTGAACACTTGTGATGTTGTCCAGACTTTTCAAGCGTTTTCTATGCTCACGCCCGGGGTCTGAACTGAATGGCATGAATCAAAAATAATTTCCAGAAAAAATCCTTCGGTCCCTTGACGATCGTTATTTGGAGCATCTCTTCCGTTCGGGCCATGTTCGTGTAGGACACCAAAAAGGAGCACGCCCCGGAAGAGTTCCGGAGCGTGCAATGAGGGTTCGGCGGTGAGTCAGGGTCACCCGATTTCTGAAGCGACCTTGAGTGCGAGTGCGAGGTTCCGTTCGCTGTAGACCTGCGTGACGTCGGCCCGCGAGTGCCCGAGTAAGACCTGTGCGGCTTCCAGCCCGTGGACCCGGCGCACCTTGGTCGCGAACGTGTGCCGGAGTTGGTTCGGGTGCCAGTTCTCGACACCGGCTTTGAGCGCGGCTTTCCGAATGCGGTGCCCGTACACCTTGTTCGTGAACTCGGCTCCCGGGACGCGGGTCGGTTTCACCTTCCGGCGGTTCACCTGTGACGGGGGAACCTTCGACCTGCGCTTCTTTCGAGCGGTGCGGAACCGTTCCTCGCGCGCGTCCCGCGGGCTGAAGAGGGGCGCCAGTGGATCGACTACGCACCCGGCCACGAGAACGATCGGCCGGGGCAGGTCGCGGAGCAGTGCGGCGTCCCGCTCGCGCCCGGCCTCTTGGTACGCATCGGCCGCAACGAGGCGCGTGGTATAGTCGGAGATGTCGAACCCGTCCGGCGGGGCGCCGTGGCGGAGCAGGAACGCGACCAGTGCGGCCCGGGCCTTCGGGCCGATCGGAATGACCCGCTCGCGATCATGGTGCGCGGTCTTGTGCTGCTCGGGGCGGTACAACCACACGTCAGGCGTGCGGTCGATCTCCCCGAACCGGAGCGCACACACCTCCCCCGGCCGCATCCCGGTCAAGCGCTGCAACTCGATCATCGTTCGCAGGTGCGTGTCGAGAAAGGGCAGGGTCGCGTCCACGGTCGCGGTTTCGACGGGTCCGACCGGTTCGCTCTCCCGGGCCGTGCTCCGCCCGCGCCGCAACCCCGTGAGCGTGCGTAGGGCGTCGTACACGGTCACGGGCACGAGTTCTTCACTCGCGGCCCAACGGAACGCGCGCCGCACCCGCTCCATGCGACGGTTGATGAGCGTGCGGCACAGCCCGGCGTCGATCATCTGCTGGCGCACCGCAGTAAGTGCTTTCGGGCCGAACTCTTTGGCCGGGGTGTGTCCGTACAACTCGCGGACCGGGCGGGCCGAAAGTTTTAATTCCACGATCTCGTGCGTGGGCCGTCCGTCGGGGGTGCGGTAGTACGTTTCGGCCCACGTCAGGAACGCGAGCAGGACTTCGTTGACCGTAGGGGCTGTAGCGATTGGGACGGACGTGCTGGCTGCCGGCGCATCGGGCGTCTGACCGGCCCGGAGTTCGGCGAGAATGCGGGCGTATTCGGCGTGGCTCTCGGGGGAGTCGTGCTTACCCAAGTACACCGTGCGGCGGGTGCCACGGGTGGTGAACCGGACGTAAGCCTGACCGGTGGGCTTGTGAAAAGAATAATTGGGAACGGATTTTTTCTTCGGCGGCATGGGCTCACCAGGATTCGGCGT
The Gemmata palustris DNA segment above includes these coding regions:
- a CDS encoding tyrosine-type recombinase/integrase, translating into MPPKKKSVPNYSFHKPTGQAYVRFTTRGTRRTVYLGKHDSPESHAEYARILAELRAGQTPDAPAASTSVPIATAPTVNEVLLAFLTWAETYYRTPDGRPTHEIVELKLSARPVRELYGHTPAKEFGPKALTAVRQQMIDAGLCRTLINRRMERVRRAFRWAASEELVPVTVYDALRTLTGLRRGRSTARESEPVGPVETATVDATLPFLDTHLRTMIELQRLTGMRPGEVCALRFGEIDRTPDVWLYRPEQHKTAHHDRERVIPIGPKARAALVAFLLRHGAPPDGFDISDYTTRLVAADAYQEAGRERDAALLRDLPRPIVLVAGCVVDPLAPLFSPRDAREERFRTARKKRRSKVPPSQVNRRKVKPTRVPGAEFTNKVYGHRIRKAALKAGVENWHPNQLRHTFATKVRRVHGLEAAQVLLGHSRADVTQVYSERNLALALKVASEIG
- a CDS encoding DUF1580 domain-containing protein, with translation MSDRNKLLPLAKASRKHEKTTNNHPATIRRWADAGLVRDGKRFTLAVEFIGGRLFTSLAAIDEFLVAINAKPGETLAPRSLAQRNKASERAEAELIHRGA